The proteins below are encoded in one region of Streptomyces marianii:
- a CDS encoding DUF3152 domain-containing protein has protein sequence MGRHMGRRHRSAASGGRARGRRDHDRGRVRRNPAGTWAIAVVMLVCASFGGGAAFAYWQETRDGAVADRALPAADPSETPARNPLDASPSGTPGTGASASPRPSPSAPRPSASRDIAIPATGPGTFRTASADVPAAGQGSRVWRYKVLVEDGIDIGANQAAAEVAAILADDRGWTRGGSHSFRLVSSGPYDFVVKIAAPGTVDRVCGAAGLLTRGEVNCRVGEDVVVNLKRWVLGSPEFDGPIGDYRALIVNHEVGHRLGRGHEGCPGPGKPAPAMMQQIKGLQGCVANAWPYDRDGGYLGGPAVR, from the coding sequence GTGGGTCGGCACATGGGCCGCCGGCACCGGTCAGCGGCTTCCGGCGGGCGGGCGCGCGGGCGTCGCGACCACGACCGCGGACGCGTCCGGCGCAACCCCGCGGGGACGTGGGCGATCGCGGTCGTGATGCTGGTCTGCGCGTCGTTCGGTGGAGGTGCCGCGTTCGCCTACTGGCAGGAGACCCGGGACGGGGCGGTGGCCGACCGGGCCCTGCCCGCCGCTGATCCGTCGGAGACCCCGGCACGGAACCCTCTCGACGCATCACCGAGCGGTACCCCCGGCACCGGCGCCTCCGCGTCGCCCCGCCCCTCCCCCTCGGCTCCCCGGCCGTCCGCGAGCAGGGACATCGCCATCCCCGCGACCGGCCCGGGGACCTTCAGGACGGCGTCGGCCGACGTCCCGGCCGCCGGGCAGGGCAGCCGGGTGTGGCGCTACAAGGTACTCGTCGAGGACGGCATCGACATCGGGGCGAACCAGGCCGCGGCCGAGGTCGCCGCGATACTCGCCGACGACCGGGGATGGACCCGGGGCGGCAGCCACTCCTTCCGGCTGGTGAGCTCGGGGCCGTACGACTTCGTGGTGAAGATCGCCGCCCCGGGCACCGTCGACCGCGTCTGCGGCGCCGCGGGACTGCTGACGAGAGGGGAGGTGAACTGCCGGGTCGGGGAGGACGTGGTGGTGAACCTCAAGCGGTGGGTGCTGGGGTCCCCCGAGTTCGACGGGCCGATCGGCGACTACCGGGCGCTGATCGTCAATCACGAGGTCGGCCATCGCCTCGGCCGCGGCCACGAGGGCTGTCCCGGGCCGGGGAAGCCTGCCCCCGCGATGATGCAGCAGATCAAGGGACTTCAGGGCTGCGTCGCCAATGCCTGGCCGTACGACCGGGACGGCGGGTACCTCGGGGGGCCTGCCGTCCGCTGA
- a CDS encoding succinate dehydrogenase hydrophobic membrane anchor subunit produces MSAETSSAIGAVEGASYGPDNPAPYIEPPRKRTGRTPRSTRGNFEMAAWLFMRLSGVVLVVLVIGHLLIQLVLDGGVSKIGFAFVAGRWANPFWQVWDLLMLWLAMLHGANGLRTVINDYAERPNTRLWLKGLLYTATVFTILLGTLVIFTFDPNIR; encoded by the coding sequence ATGTCCGCTGAGACCTCTTCCGCGATCGGCGCCGTCGAAGGCGCCTCCTACGGCCCCGACAACCCCGCGCCGTACATCGAGCCCCCGCGCAAGCGGACGGGCCGCACCCCGCGGTCGACCCGCGGCAATTTCGAGATGGCCGCATGGCTCTTCATGCGCCTCTCCGGCGTGGTCCTCGTCGTCCTGGTCATCGGCCACCTGCTGATCCAGCTGGTCCTGGACGGCGGTGTCTCCAAGATCGGCTTCGCGTTCGTCGCGGGCCGCTGGGCGAACCCGTTCTGGCAGGTCTGGGACCTGCTGATGCTGTGGCTGGCGATGCTGCACGGCGCCAACGGCCTGCGTACCGTCATCAACGACTACGCCGAGCGGCCGAACACGCGTCTGTGGCTCAAGGGCCTGCTGTACACCGCCACGGTGTTCACCATCCTTCTGGGCACGCTGGTGATCTTCACCTTCGACCCGAACATCCGCTAG
- a CDS encoding DUF4328 domain-containing protein → MTYAPAPVPPAPVPVPPAAAPGRALRSPVGLSYAVTALLGVVIAVDLLIIAASLNMRSFLSGVTSGTADFDEDAASRADYAMAGSSVLYVVVLVATSALFIVWFHRARQNAEVFAPDTQRRTPGWAIGAWFIPIANMWIPRGVAADVLRASRTDPYGGEAKGRGLLNAWWGAWVWSLVFDRYASRTYDRAQDAEAIHDAAALVLAGAGFDIVAAVLAILFVRRLTSMQHAKAVAGRTVPSA, encoded by the coding sequence ATGACGTATGCGCCCGCTCCTGTGCCGCCCGCTCCCGTGCCCGTGCCGCCGGCGGCCGCGCCCGGCCGTGCACTCCGCTCGCCCGTCGGGCTCTCGTACGCCGTCACCGCGCTGCTCGGTGTCGTCATCGCCGTCGACCTCCTGATCATCGCGGCCTCGCTCAACATGCGGTCGTTCCTGAGCGGCGTCACCTCCGGTACGGCCGACTTCGACGAGGACGCGGCGAGCCGCGCCGACTACGCGATGGCCGGATCGAGCGTGTTGTACGTCGTCGTCCTGGTGGCGACGTCCGCGCTCTTCATCGTCTGGTTCCACCGCGCCCGGCAGAACGCGGAGGTCTTCGCGCCCGACACCCAGCGCAGGACCCCGGGCTGGGCGATCGGCGCCTGGTTCATCCCCATCGCCAACATGTGGATCCCGCGGGGCGTCGCCGCCGACGTACTGCGCGCGAGCCGCACCGACCCCTACGGCGGCGAGGCGAAGGGCCGAGGTCTCCTCAACGCCTGGTGGGGCGCCTGGGTCTGGTCGCTGGTCTTCGACCGGTACGCGAGCAGGACGTACGACAGGGCCCAGGACGCCGAAGCGATCCACGACGCGGCGGCGCTGGTGCTGGCCGGCGCCGGGTTCGACATCGTCGCCGCGGTGCTCGCCATCCTCTTCGTCCGCAGGCTCACGTCGATGCAGCACGCGAAGGCCGTCGCGGGACGGACCGTGCCGTCGGCCTGA
- a CDS encoding beta-N-acetylhexosaminidase, giving the protein MWHSRRTRCAAPAVAAVAALSAVVSCGAGGSAGAERAQGTPRAEAAPTPSPTKTYPLSTAPRTIPAVRAHEAARGPGWRPAAGSAVVVAKGSEALADEGRLLAGELKTGFRNSGPVKAGDIELSLDSAGGGAPESYTLTARDGRVRITGPDEAGVFYGTRTLKQAVRSGGAMPEGVVRDRPDRPQRGLNLDIARKHFTPGWIEARLREMADLKLNMLGLHFSDDQGFRIASDTHPEVVSREHLSKAEVRRILALARSLHITVVPEIDSPGHLGAVLRAHPRLQLRNVQGVPRQGAIDISDPESARIVDDLLREYSRLFPGRWFHVGADEYQALTVRDPQASYPQLARAAERRYGPNATVQDLATGWLNDRAAVVRSAQKQPKAWNDGFFRGGAVSPDKGIEVEYWTGKEIGARPPAEYLAEGRKVVNLNDEYLYYVLGEPNEFTYPTGRRIYEEWTPLVLRGTAPVPERYSDQILGGRLAIWGDRAQAQTQDQVAAGIRMPLRAVSQKLWTPGRPALTWAQFNALADRLG; this is encoded by the coding sequence ATGTGGCACTCCCGGAGAACGCGGTGCGCGGCCCCGGCCGTCGCGGCCGTCGCGGCGCTGTCGGCGGTCGTCTCCTGCGGCGCCGGCGGCTCCGCAGGCGCCGAGCGGGCCCAGGGCACGCCCCGGGCGGAGGCCGCTCCGACCCCCTCCCCGACGAAGACGTACCCGCTCTCGACGGCTCCCCGGACGATTCCCGCCGTGCGCGCCCACGAGGCGGCCCGCGGACCGGGCTGGCGCCCGGCGGCGGGCAGCGCCGTCGTGGTCGCCAAGGGGAGCGAGGCGCTGGCGGACGAGGGCCGGCTGCTGGCCGGGGAGCTGAAGACCGGCTTCCGCAACAGCGGGCCCGTGAAGGCCGGTGACATCGAACTGTCGCTCGACTCGGCCGGCGGGGGTGCGCCCGAGTCGTACACGCTCACCGCGCGCGACGGCCGCGTCCGCATCACGGGGCCGGACGAGGCCGGCGTCTTCTACGGCACCCGCACTCTGAAGCAGGCCGTCCGTTCCGGTGGCGCGATGCCCGAGGGCGTCGTCCGCGACCGGCCCGACCGGCCGCAGCGCGGTCTGAACCTCGACATCGCGCGCAAGCACTTCACCCCCGGCTGGATCGAGGCCCGGCTGCGGGAGATGGCCGACCTCAAACTCAACATGCTCGGCCTGCACTTCTCCGACGACCAGGGCTTCCGGATCGCCTCCGACACCCACCCCGAGGTCGTCTCCCGGGAGCACCTCAGCAAGGCCGAGGTGCGCAGGATCCTCGCCCTCGCGCGGAGTCTGCACATCACCGTCGTGCCGGAGATCGACTCGCCCGGGCACCTGGGCGCGGTCCTGCGGGCGCACCCCCGGCTCCAGCTGCGCAACGTCCAGGGCGTGCCCCGGCAGGGCGCCATCGACATCTCCGATCCGGAGTCCGCGCGGATCGTCGACGACCTGCTGCGCGAGTACTCCCGGCTCTTCCCCGGCCGCTGGTTCCACGTCGGCGCCGACGAGTACCAGGCGCTGACCGTGCGCGACCCCCAGGCGTCCTACCCGCAGTTGGCCCGGGCGGCCGAGCGGAGGTACGGGCCGAACGCCACGGTGCAGGACCTGGCGACGGGCTGGCTCAACGACCGGGCCGCGGTGGTGCGTTCCGCGCAGAAGCAGCCCAAGGCGTGGAACGACGGCTTCTTCCGCGGCGGTGCGGTCTCGCCCGACAAGGGCATCGAGGTCGAGTACTGGACGGGCAAGGAGATCGGGGCCAGGCCGCCGGCCGAGTACCTGGCCGAGGGCCGCAAGGTCGTCAACCTCAACGACGAGTACCTCTACTACGTGCTCGGCGAGCCCAACGAGTTCACGTACCCGACGGGCCGGCGCATCTACGAGGAGTGGACGCCGCTCGTGCTGCGGGGCACGGCTCCCGTCCCCGAGCGCTACTCGGACCAGATCCTCGGCGGGCGCCTCGCGATCTGGGGCGACCGCGCCCAGGCACAGACCCAGGACCAGGTGGCGGCGGGCATCCGCATGCCGCTGCGCGCGGTGTCCCAGAAGCTGTGGACCCCGGGACGGCCCGCGCTCACATGGGCGCAGTTCAACGCGCTGGCGGACAGGCTCGGCTGA
- a CDS encoding maleylpyruvate isomerase N-terminal domain-containing protein, whose amino-acid sequence MAVDRASGVSDASEEPTRTPVTADDVQHAVRLALATLRAGLGADWEARAGALEWTCWETVEHLADDLFAYAAQLGPESPPLDDDVPFDWMARRDGGPANVTFADRAAGPRGLLRMLDACGGMLTAMVRTAPAEARAYHTFGTADAEGFAAMGVVETLVHTHDVAQGLGLGWSPPAGLCARVLARLFPYAPTDTDRWDTLLWATGRGELPGRKRLESWRWYGAVPG is encoded by the coding sequence ATGGCCGTTGATCGCGCGTCAGGTGTGTCAGACGCATCAGAGGAACCGACGAGAACGCCCGTCACCGCCGATGACGTGCAGCACGCCGTCAGACTGGCGCTCGCCACCCTGCGGGCCGGCCTCGGCGCAGACTGGGAAGCCAGGGCCGGTGCCCTGGAGTGGACCTGCTGGGAGACCGTCGAGCATCTCGCCGACGACCTCTTCGCCTACGCCGCCCAACTGGGCCCCGAGTCCCCGCCGCTGGACGACGACGTCCCCTTCGACTGGATGGCGCGCCGGGACGGGGGACCTGCGAACGTCACCTTCGCCGACCGGGCCGCCGGCCCCCGGGGCCTGCTCCGGATGCTCGACGCCTGTGGCGGGATGCTCACGGCGATGGTCCGCACGGCCCCCGCGGAGGCCCGGGCGTACCACACCTTCGGGACGGCCGACGCCGAGGGCTTCGCCGCCATGGGTGTGGTCGAGACCCTCGTCCACACCCATGACGTGGCCCAGGGCCTCGGTCTCGGCTGGTCCCCGCCGGCGGGCCTCTGCGCCCGTGTCCTCGCCCGCCTCTTCCCGTACGCCCCGACGGACACGGACCGCTGGGACACCCTCCTCTGGGCGACGGGCCGCGGCGAACTGCCGGGCCGCAAACGCCTGGAGTCCTGGCGGTGGTACGGCGCGGTTCCCGGGTGA
- a CDS encoding FG-GAP-like repeat-containing protein, with translation MRCRPVAFTAACAAAVCLTGLTAAAPPSAPLSPSVSPGPSAASPAHGPGTPGSGDVHSVPVPGTDPERRELPARATEPFSLVGVTWDDPDAELGGTVEVRTRDSGTGVWSSWHALDIDLRTPEPGSGQASAGLRAGSRPLWTGPSDGVQLRAEGASLPRGLRVELVDPQGGAQATSSARAEVPAGAPAMTTRAGWGADESKVGGPPTYNSTTKAVFVHHTAGSNTYQCADSPSIVRAIFTYHVEGQGWNDIGYHFLVDRCGRIFEGRAGGIDRPVQGAHTYGFNIDTSSVSVIGDYSTATTTPAVRDAVMRVASWKLGLYGLALDGTTTLTASVDNGKFRRGQRVTLPRLPGHRDAYPTECPGGHLYADLPAIRAAGAARGEGPGDPDASGVSWPLDPGSEAAAVVPDGAEEQDSVGGDFDGDGDRDLAVAYRTPEGATPLVVLSSPERGRRTASPTVLMGAGGTALASGDMNGDGYDDLAVSTGRGIVTYHGSPTGLSTAGAPSLAVGADAGALTAQDLDDDGYADLLAGPDVIASGGPLGLTVPGTEPAAPAG, from the coding sequence ATGAGATGCCGCCCTGTGGCCTTCACCGCCGCGTGCGCCGCCGCCGTCTGCCTCACCGGGCTCACGGCCGCCGCGCCCCCCTCGGCTCCCCTCTCCCCGTCCGTCTCCCCCGGACCGTCCGCCGCTTCCCCGGCGCACGGTCCGGGCACGCCCGGCTCGGGCGATGTCCACAGCGTTCCCGTACCGGGCACGGACCCGGAGCGGCGTGAGCTCCCGGCGCGTGCCACCGAACCGTTCAGCCTGGTCGGCGTCACCTGGGACGACCCGGACGCGGAGCTCGGCGGCACCGTCGAGGTCCGCACCCGGGACAGCGGTACCGGTGTCTGGTCGTCCTGGCACGCGCTCGACATCGACCTGAGGACGCCCGAGCCCGGCTCGGGACAGGCCTCCGCGGGGCTGCGGGCGGGCAGCCGGCCGCTGTGGACCGGACCGTCGGACGGGGTGCAGCTGCGGGCCGAGGGGGCATCGCTGCCCCGTGGGCTGCGGGTGGAACTCGTGGACCCGCAGGGCGGCGCCCAGGCCACGTCGTCCGCCCGTGCGGAGGTGCCGGCGGGCGCTCCGGCGATGACCACGCGGGCCGGCTGGGGCGCGGACGAGTCCAAGGTCGGTGGACCGCCCACCTACAACTCCACCACCAAGGCGGTGTTCGTCCACCACACCGCCGGGTCCAACACGTACCAGTGCGCCGACTCGCCCTCGATCGTCCGGGCCATCTTCACCTACCACGTGGAGGGCCAGGGCTGGAACGACATCGGCTACCACTTCCTGGTCGACAGGTGCGGCAGGATCTTCGAGGGCCGGGCCGGCGGCATCGACCGGCCGGTCCAGGGCGCCCACACGTACGGCTTCAACATCGACACGAGCAGCGTGTCCGTGATCGGCGACTACAGCACGGCCACCACCACGCCCGCGGTCCGCGACGCCGTCATGAGGGTCGCCTCCTGGAAGCTCGGCCTCTACGGGCTGGCCCTCGACGGGACCACGACGCTCACGGCGTCCGTGGACAACGGCAAGTTCCGGCGGGGGCAGCGCGTCACGCTCCCGCGGCTGCCGGGGCACCGCGACGCGTACCCGACCGAGTGCCCCGGCGGTCATCTGTACGCCGATCTGCCCGCGATCCGCGCGGCCGGCGCGGCGCGGGGCGAGGGGCCGGGCGATCCGGACGCCTCAGGGGTGTCCTGGCCGCTGGACCCCGGGTCCGAGGCGGCGGCCGTCGTACCGGACGGCGCCGAGGAGCAGGACTCCGTCGGCGGCGACTTCGACGGGGACGGGGACCGGGATCTGGCCGTCGCCTATCGCACACCGGAGGGTGCCACCCCGCTCGTCGTGCTGAGCAGCCCCGAGCGCGGACGCCGTACCGCCTCGCCGACCGTCCTGATGGGCGCCGGCGGGACCGCCCTCGCCTCGGGCGACATGAACGGCGACGGATACGACGACCTGGCCGTGTCCACCGGGCGGGGGATCGTGACATACCACGGCTCGCCCACCGGTCTGAGCACCGCCGGCGCGCCCTCCCTCGCGGTGGGCGCGGACGCCGGGGCACTGACCGCGCAGGACCTGGACGACGACGGGTACGCGGATCTCCTCGCCGGTCCCGACGTGATCGCGAGCGGCGGGCCGCTGGGGCTCACCGTCCCCGGGACCGAGCCGGCCGCGCCCGCCGGGTGA
- a CDS encoding acyl-CoA mutase large subunit family protein yields MARESESGLPIEPVYGPDDLEGWDPGEKLGEPGSYPFTRGVHPSMYTGRPWTMRQYAGFGTAAESNARYKQLIANGTTGLSVAFDLPTQMGHDSDAPIAHGEVGKVGVAIDSIDDMRGLLDGIPLDRVSTSMTINAPAALLLLLYQLVGEEQGVSADRLTGTVQNDVLKEYIARGTYIFPPKPSLRLIADIFKYCRAEIPKWNTISISGYHMAEAGASPAQEIAFTLADGIEYVRTAVEAGMDVDDFAPRLSFFFVARTTILEEVAKFRAARRIWARVMRDEFGARNPRSLMLRFHTQTAGVQLTAQQPEVNLVRVAVQGLAAVLGGTQSLHTNSFDEAIALPTDKSARLALRTQQVLAYETDVTATVDPFAGSYVVESMTDDVEAAALELMRKVEDLGGAVSAIERGFQKGEIERSAYRIAQETDTGERVVVGVNRFTLDEEEPYEPLRVDPAIEVRQAERLAGLRAGRDRAAVDAALGELREAASGSDNVLYPMKEALRARATVGEVCDTLREVWGTYVPSDVF; encoded by the coding sequence ATGGCGCGTGAGTCCGAGTCGGGTCTGCCCATCGAGCCGGTCTACGGACCGGACGACCTCGAAGGGTGGGATCCCGGCGAGAAGCTGGGTGAGCCGGGCTCGTACCCCTTCACACGCGGTGTCCACCCGTCCATGTACACCGGCCGCCCGTGGACCATGCGCCAGTACGCGGGATTCGGCACGGCCGCCGAGTCCAACGCCCGGTACAAGCAGCTCATCGCCAACGGCACGACCGGCCTGTCCGTGGCCTTCGACCTGCCGACGCAGATGGGGCACGACTCCGACGCGCCGATCGCGCACGGCGAGGTCGGCAAGGTCGGCGTGGCGATCGACTCGATCGACGACATGCGGGGGCTGCTGGACGGCATCCCGCTGGACCGGGTCTCCACGTCGATGACGATCAACGCGCCCGCCGCGCTGCTGCTGCTCCTCTACCAGCTGGTCGGCGAGGAGCAGGGCGTGTCGGCGGACAGGCTGACCGGCACCGTCCAGAACGACGTGCTGAAGGAGTACATCGCCCGGGGCACCTACATCTTCCCGCCCAAGCCGTCGCTGCGGCTGATCGCGGACATCTTCAAGTACTGCAGGGCCGAGATCCCGAAGTGGAACACGATCTCGATCTCCGGCTACCACATGGCCGAGGCCGGCGCTTCCCCCGCGCAGGAGATCGCCTTCACCCTCGCGGACGGCATCGAGTACGTCCGCACGGCCGTCGAGGCGGGGATGGACGTGGACGACTTCGCGCCGCGGCTGTCGTTCTTCTTCGTGGCACGGACGACGATCCTGGAGGAGGTCGCGAAGTTCCGCGCCGCGCGCCGTATCTGGGCCCGGGTGATGCGCGACGAGTTCGGCGCGAGGAACCCGAGGTCGCTGATGCTGCGCTTCCACACCCAGACCGCCGGGGTGCAGCTCACCGCACAGCAGCCCGAGGTGAACCTGGTGCGCGTAGCCGTCCAGGGGCTCGCGGCCGTCCTCGGCGGCACGCAGTCGCTGCACACCAACTCCTTCGACGAGGCGATCGCGCTGCCGACCGACAAGTCGGCCCGGCTCGCGCTGCGCACCCAGCAGGTCCTCGCGTACGAGACCGACGTCACCGCCACCGTCGACCCGTTCGCCGGGTCGTACGTGGTGGAGAGCATGACGGACGACGTGGAGGCCGCGGCGCTGGAGCTGATGCGGAAGGTGGAGGACCTCGGCGGCGCGGTGAGCGCCATCGAACGCGGCTTCCAGAAGGGCGAGATCGAGCGAAGCGCCTACCGCATCGCGCAGGAGACGGACACCGGCGAACGCGTCGTCGTCGGCGTCAACCGCTTCACCCTCGACGAGGAGGAGCCCTACGAGCCGCTGCGCGTCGACCCCGCGATCGAGGTCCGGCAGGCCGAGCGGCTGGCGGGACTGCGGGCCGGGCGTGACCGGGCCGCCGTGGACGCGGCCCTCGGAGAGCTGCGGGAGGCCGCCTCCGGCAGTGACAACGTCCTGTACCCGATGAAGGAGGCGCTGCGGGCCCGGGCGACGGTCGGCGAGGTGTGCGACACCCTCCGCGAGGTGTGGGGCACGTACGTCCCGAGTGATGTGTTCTGA
- a CDS encoding L,D-transpeptidase family protein: MPSSRPVSTAVAMAGAMVLMSACGGQGSPDGDSAGSAVSAAPGATQDETDVSASVSPSASAFASASASASASASTSAGADASASAEASGGASATAAPRAQEGGTQNDQQAAAPAAPAFPVPVSVGDATQVITVKASGSYATVTAWSKGASGWKAVVSDSGRVGSNGVVDGATRKQSTYTTPSGTYTITEGFGVESGGTAMPYTKVDSSHWWVQDPESRFYNSMHTEEGADFPLTESGERGSEHLVNYPIQYAKALVIDFNRRPAVPGRGAGIFLHVNGSGATAGCVSVPRATMDRIMGWIKPSAHPRIAIG, encoded by the coding sequence CTGCCCTCATCCCGTCCCGTTTCCACTGCTGTTGCCATGGCGGGAGCCATGGTGCTGATGTCGGCCTGCGGGGGTCAGGGGTCCCCGGACGGCGACTCCGCGGGGTCCGCCGTGTCGGCCGCGCCCGGTGCCACGCAGGACGAGACCGACGTGTCCGCGTCGGTGAGCCCGTCCGCGTCGGCCTTCGCCTCTGCTTCCGCCTCTGCTTCCGCATCGGCCTCGACCTCGGCCGGTGCGGACGCCTCCGCGTCCGCCGAGGCGTCCGGCGGCGCGTCGGCGACCGCCGCGCCCCGCGCCCAGGAGGGCGGCACGCAGAACGACCAGCAGGCCGCCGCACCCGCCGCACCGGCCTTCCCCGTACCGGTGAGCGTCGGCGACGCCACCCAGGTGATCACGGTGAAGGCGAGCGGCTCGTACGCCACCGTCACGGCCTGGTCGAAGGGCGCGTCCGGCTGGAAGGCCGTCGTCTCCGACAGCGGCCGCGTCGGCTCGAACGGGGTCGTCGACGGGGCCACGCGCAAGCAGAGCACGTACACCACCCCCTCCGGCACGTACACGATCACGGAGGGCTTCGGCGTCGAGTCCGGCGGCACCGCCATGCCGTACACGAAGGTCGACTCCAGCCACTGGTGGGTCCAGGACCCGGAGTCGAGGTTCTACAACTCGATGCACACCGAGGAGGGTGCGGACTTCCCGCTCACCGAGTCCGGTGAGCGCGGTAGCGAACACCTGGTCAACTACCCCATCCAGTACGCCAAGGCCCTCGTCATCGACTTCAACCGCCGGCCCGCCGTCCCGGGCCGGGGAGCGGGGATCTTCCTGCACGTCAACGGCAGCGGCGCCACTGCGGGGTGCGTCTCCGTGCCGCGGGCGACCATGGACCGGATCATGGGCTGGATCAAGCCGTCGGCGCATCCGCGTATCGCGATCGGCTGA
- the sdhC gene encoding succinate dehydrogenase, cytochrome b556 subunit has protein sequence MPAGTLYRGREGMWSWVAHRVTGVLIFFFLFVHVLDTALVRVSPEAYDEVVATYKTPIVALLEYGLVAAILFHALNGLRVIAVDFWSKGPRYQKQMLWTVMGIWVVLMAGAVYPVLGHAARELFGS, from the coding sequence GTGCCGGCTGGAACGCTGTACCGCGGCCGGGAAGGTATGTGGTCCTGGGTGGCTCATCGAGTCACCGGCGTCCTCATCTTCTTCTTCCTGTTCGTACACGTGCTGGACACCGCTCTCGTCCGTGTCTCCCCCGAGGCGTACGACGAGGTCGTCGCGACGTACAAGACGCCGATCGTCGCGCTGCTGGAGTACGGCCTGGTGGCCGCCATCCTCTTCCACGCGCTGAACGGCCTTCGCGTCATCGCCGTGGACTTCTGGTCCAAGGGCCCGCGCTACCAGAAGCAGATGCTCTGGACCGTGATGGGCATCTGGGTCGTCCTGATGGCCGGTGCCGTCTACCCGGTGCTCGGCCACGCCGCACGTGAACTGTTCGGGAGCTGA
- a CDS encoding 2-oxo-4-hydroxy-4-carboxy-5-ureidoimidazoline decarboxylase: protein MRIPAPAGPASPVPVPGPRPATGAHLPGLERFNTAPAPATTATLLSCCGSDRWARRVAAHRPYPDLSALLAAADEASYDLAAADLDEALAAESPSGLHPAAPAAAHTALRAAHAAYEASFGHAFVICLDGFRADERPDHVLAGIRSRLANDPDEERAVAADELRRLARARLAHVVANHPGLPDSAPRGGRPDSPSVPV from the coding sequence GTGCGGATCCCCGCCCCCGCCGGTCCCGCCTCCCCGGTGCCCGTCCCGGGGCCGCGCCCGGCCACCGGGGCGCACCTGCCCGGCCTGGAGCGCTTCAACACCGCCCCGGCGCCCGCCACCACCGCGACCCTCCTCAGCTGCTGCGGGAGCGACCGCTGGGCCCGGCGCGTCGCCGCCCACCGCCCCTACCCCGACCTCAGCGCCCTGCTCGCCGCCGCCGACGAGGCCAGCTACGACCTCGCCGCCGCCGACCTGGACGAGGCGCTTGCCGCGGAGTCGCCGTCCGGGCTGCACCCCGCCGCCCCGGCGGCCGCGCACACCGCCCTGCGCGCCGCGCACGCCGCGTACGAGGCGAGCTTCGGCCACGCCTTCGTGATCTGCCTGGACGGCTTCCGGGCCGACGAGCGGCCCGACCACGTACTGGCCGGCATCCGCTCACGACTCGCCAACGATCCGGACGAGGAGCGCGCGGTCGCCGCCGACGAGCTGCGCCGCCTCGCCCGGGCCCGGCTGGCACATGTGGTGGCCAATCATCCCGGACTCCCCGATTCCGCCCCCCGCGGCGGCCGCCCCGATAGCCCGTCCGTGCCTGTTTGA